Proteins co-encoded in one Brassica rapa cultivar Chiifu-401-42 chromosome A02, CAAS_Brap_v3.01, whole genome shotgun sequence genomic window:
- the LOC103850814 gene encoding uncharacterized protein LOC103850814 isoform X1 has product MTIHLLMFNEKILTFLLFLIMKMSNVAKTKSRDKKVVVVNDSHKTTPTKASSIGGAYNPLLVESSSSSSLHTTGRFRSIDESDDCDSVSNNGSWSGDSEDHKEKTTAAPPSAKQEATIDNEKREKMRLKNERKHQRQKEKRAQELHERCCQFLMSRKLEVLTQKIIAMEIPHHEKATYALMLNEGKLEESVNWLLDVGGASVEDKKLDPSFGSLKIDISEELGRILELEAKYKWSKQDVERAVVTAEGDVERAEESLRRQKQDHSVKVEDVSSNNSKVPEEERKNVNQSVNPMDKINMNLQLMKNAAMEEKKRMSNQQPPPPPPRPVEETHHVTVAIGREPVMVMQQQQQQRSQSANTNLPPVSTMNPSFTVSAGGGGGGGGGGSGWYPANGQTNGYLPVRTPPPSDLNSNLMYQYQQYQGNNGHIMGRPSEQPHAVAPAASLGLFSGYGSASSSGIDWSADGSVGKYDYSKIDWSLDRGLACPRQEEQQQYVAEASQYEADMSGRTRMNGMGVQEVALVGNGGREWTSPFEGKDLFGLSRQYVPPSL; this is encoded by the coding sequence ATGACCATTCATCTTTTGATGTTTAACGAGAAGATTCTgacttttctcctttttttaataatgaagATGTCTAACGTAGCGAAGACCAAATCAAGAGACAAGAAGGTTGTTGTTGTGAATGATTCACACAAGACAACACCTACTAAAGCCTCCTCCATAGGCGGTGCTTACAATCCTCTCTTAGTTgagtcctcctcctcctcatctcTCCACACCACCGGCCGTTTCAGAAGCATTGATGAGTCTGACGACTGTGATTCCGTCTCCAACAACGGTAGCTGGTCTGGAGACTCCGAAGACCACAAAGAGAAAACAACAGCAGCACCACCTTCAGCAAAGCAGGAAGCCACCATTGACAACGAGAAGAGGGAGAAGATGCGGCTCAAGAACGAGAGGAAGCACCAGCGTCAGAAGGAGAAGCGAGCTCAGGAACTGCACGAGCGGTGCTGTCAGTTCCTCATGTCGAGGAAGCTCGAGGTGCTTACTCAGAAGATTATAGCTATGGAGATTCCTCATCACGAGAAGGCGACTTACGCTCTTATGCTGAACGAAGGGAAGCTGGAGGAGTCTGTTAACTGGCTGCTCGATGTCGGCGGGGCGAGTGTTGAGGATAAGAAGCTGGATCCTAGCTTTGGGAGCTTGAAGATTGATATCTCGGAGGAGTTGGGTAGAATCTTGGAGTTGGAGGCGAAGTATAAGTGGAGCAAGCAGGATGTGGAGAGGGCTGTGGTTACTGCGGAAGGGGATGTTGAGAGAGCGGAGGAATCATTGAGGAGACAGAAGCAAGACCATTCTGTAAAAGTAGAGGATGTTAGTAGTAATAATAGCAAAGTCcctgaagaagagagaaagaatgTAAACCAAAGTGTTAATCCAATGGATAAGATTAACATGAACTTGCAGTTGATGAAGAATGCTGCAATGGAGGAGAAGAAACGCATGTCAAATCAacagccgccgccgccgccgcctcGGCCAGTGGAAGAAACGCATCATGTGACGGTGGCTATAGGGAGGGAACCAGTGATGGTgatgcagcagcagcagcaacaacgcTCTCAGTCAGCTAACACAAATTTGCCACCTGTCTCTACTATGAATCCATCCTTTACAGTATCAGCaggaggtggaggaggaggaggaggaggagggagtGGTTGGTACCCTGCTAATGGTCAAACTAACGGCTATTTACCCGTAAGAACTCCGCCTCCTAGTGATCTGAACTCTAACCTGATGTACCAGTATCAGCAATATCAAGGTAACAACGGACACATAATGGGAAGGCCAAGTGAACAGCCCCATGCTGTGGCTCCAGCTGCTTCTCTTGGGCTCTTCTCCGGGTATGGATCAGCGTCTTCATCAGGGATAGACTGGAGCGCTGATGGGTCAGTAGGGAAATATGATTACAGCAAAATCGATTGGAGTTTAGACAGAGGCCTAGCTTGTCCGAGACAAGAGGAACAACAACAGTATGTTGCTGAGGCATCACAGTATGAAGCAGACATGAGTGGAAGGACGAGGATGAATGGGATGGGAGTGCAGGAAGTTGCTTTAGTGGGGAACGGTGGCAGGGAGTGGACATCACCGTTTGAGGGTAAAGATCTGTTTGGTTTGTCTAGACAGTATGTGCCTCCTTCTCTTTGA
- the LOC103850814 gene encoding uncharacterized protein LOC103850814 isoform X2 has product MSNVAKTKSRDKKVVVVNDSHKTTPTKASSIGGAYNPLLVESSSSSSLHTTGRFRSIDESDDCDSVSNNGSWSGDSEDHKEKTTAAPPSAKQEATIDNEKREKMRLKNERKHQRQKEKRAQELHERCCQFLMSRKLEVLTQKIIAMEIPHHEKATYALMLNEGKLEESVNWLLDVGGASVEDKKLDPSFGSLKIDISEELGRILELEAKYKWSKQDVERAVVTAEGDVERAEESLRRQKQDHSVKVEDVSSNNSKVPEEERKNVNQSVNPMDKINMNLQLMKNAAMEEKKRMSNQQPPPPPPRPVEETHHVTVAIGREPVMVMQQQQQQRSQSANTNLPPVSTMNPSFTVSAGGGGGGGGGGSGWYPANGQTNGYLPVRTPPPSDLNSNLMYQYQQYQGNNGHIMGRPSEQPHAVAPAASLGLFSGYGSASSSGIDWSADGSVGKYDYSKIDWSLDRGLACPRQEEQQQYVAEASQYEADMSGRTRMNGMGVQEVALVGNGGREWTSPFEGKDLFGLSRQYVPPSL; this is encoded by the coding sequence ATGTCTAACGTAGCGAAGACCAAATCAAGAGACAAGAAGGTTGTTGTTGTGAATGATTCACACAAGACAACACCTACTAAAGCCTCCTCCATAGGCGGTGCTTACAATCCTCTCTTAGTTgagtcctcctcctcctcatctcTCCACACCACCGGCCGTTTCAGAAGCATTGATGAGTCTGACGACTGTGATTCCGTCTCCAACAACGGTAGCTGGTCTGGAGACTCCGAAGACCACAAAGAGAAAACAACAGCAGCACCACCTTCAGCAAAGCAGGAAGCCACCATTGACAACGAGAAGAGGGAGAAGATGCGGCTCAAGAACGAGAGGAAGCACCAGCGTCAGAAGGAGAAGCGAGCTCAGGAACTGCACGAGCGGTGCTGTCAGTTCCTCATGTCGAGGAAGCTCGAGGTGCTTACTCAGAAGATTATAGCTATGGAGATTCCTCATCACGAGAAGGCGACTTACGCTCTTATGCTGAACGAAGGGAAGCTGGAGGAGTCTGTTAACTGGCTGCTCGATGTCGGCGGGGCGAGTGTTGAGGATAAGAAGCTGGATCCTAGCTTTGGGAGCTTGAAGATTGATATCTCGGAGGAGTTGGGTAGAATCTTGGAGTTGGAGGCGAAGTATAAGTGGAGCAAGCAGGATGTGGAGAGGGCTGTGGTTACTGCGGAAGGGGATGTTGAGAGAGCGGAGGAATCATTGAGGAGACAGAAGCAAGACCATTCTGTAAAAGTAGAGGATGTTAGTAGTAATAATAGCAAAGTCcctgaagaagagagaaagaatgTAAACCAAAGTGTTAATCCAATGGATAAGATTAACATGAACTTGCAGTTGATGAAGAATGCTGCAATGGAGGAGAAGAAACGCATGTCAAATCAacagccgccgccgccgccgcctcGGCCAGTGGAAGAAACGCATCATGTGACGGTGGCTATAGGGAGGGAACCAGTGATGGTgatgcagcagcagcagcaacaacgcTCTCAGTCAGCTAACACAAATTTGCCACCTGTCTCTACTATGAATCCATCCTTTACAGTATCAGCaggaggtggaggaggaggaggaggaggagggagtGGTTGGTACCCTGCTAATGGTCAAACTAACGGCTATTTACCCGTAAGAACTCCGCCTCCTAGTGATCTGAACTCTAACCTGATGTACCAGTATCAGCAATATCAAGGTAACAACGGACACATAATGGGAAGGCCAAGTGAACAGCCCCATGCTGTGGCTCCAGCTGCTTCTCTTGGGCTCTTCTCCGGGTATGGATCAGCGTCTTCATCAGGGATAGACTGGAGCGCTGATGGGTCAGTAGGGAAATATGATTACAGCAAAATCGATTGGAGTTTAGACAGAGGCCTAGCTTGTCCGAGACAAGAGGAACAACAACAGTATGTTGCTGAGGCATCACAGTATGAAGCAGACATGAGTGGAAGGACGAGGATGAATGGGATGGGAGTGCAGGAAGTTGCTTTAGTGGGGAACGGTGGCAGGGAGTGGACATCACCGTTTGAGGGTAAAGATCTGTTTGGTTTGTCTAGACAGTATGTGCCTCCTTCTCTTTGA